From the genome of Cytobacillus firmus, one region includes:
- a CDS encoding chromate transporter — translation MHMKKNKTGLKTLLEILMVSTRLGLTSFGGPVAHLGYFHDEYVRRRKWMDEKSYADLVALCQFLPGPASSQVGIGIGVMRAGAAGGIMAFLGFTLPSVIALIIFAILLQGINPAEAGWIHGLKIVAVAVVAHAVLGMAQKLVPDLPRKTLALLAIIATLLWQTAITQVAVILVSGFIGFLIYKKHADNDNAPMEFPISKGFAIGCLVLFFSLLIGLPILRELTAVEWVALFDSFYRSGSLVFGGGHVVLPLLEREFVPTGWLSEEAFLAGYGAAQAVPGPLFTFAAYLGAVMNGWQGGLLATAAIFLPAFLLILGTLPFWDTLRRNPNIKGALMGVNAAVVGILISAFYHPIWTSSILEPADFAFAAVLFSMLVYWKLPPWIIVVTGAIGGTLLGYVF, via the coding sequence ATGCATATGAAAAAAAACAAAACTGGCCTTAAAACTTTACTGGAAATATTAATGGTTTCAACAAGGCTTGGACTAACCTCTTTCGGGGGACCTGTAGCTCATCTCGGGTATTTCCACGATGAGTATGTCCGCAGAAGAAAATGGATGGATGAGAAAAGCTACGCAGACTTAGTTGCACTTTGTCAGTTCCTTCCCGGTCCTGCAAGCAGCCAGGTCGGAATTGGCATTGGTGTCATGAGGGCTGGAGCAGCCGGCGGCATAATGGCTTTCCTTGGTTTCACCTTGCCATCGGTCATCGCTCTGATCATTTTCGCCATTCTTCTTCAAGGCATTAATCCGGCAGAAGCCGGCTGGATTCACGGCCTTAAAATTGTCGCGGTGGCCGTAGTGGCTCACGCTGTCCTGGGAATGGCACAAAAGCTTGTACCTGACCTTCCCCGAAAAACGCTGGCACTGCTTGCAATTATTGCAACACTTTTATGGCAGACAGCCATTACGCAGGTTGCGGTCATCCTTGTCTCTGGTTTTATCGGATTTTTAATCTATAAAAAGCATGCAGATAACGATAATGCACCGATGGAGTTCCCAATCTCCAAAGGCTTTGCCATTGGCTGTTTAGTGTTGTTTTTTAGCCTTTTAATAGGGCTTCCTATTTTAAGGGAGCTAACCGCAGTGGAGTGGGTTGCTTTATTTGACAGCTTTTATCGTTCAGGATCTCTGGTTTTCGGCGGCGGTCATGTTGTCCTTCCTTTGCTGGAACGAGAATTCGTCCCAACAGGCTGGCTAAGTGAAGAAGCCTTTTTGGCAGGATACGGTGCAGCTCAGGCAGTGCCGGGGCCGTTATTTACTTTCGCTGCTTATCTTGGAGCAGTGATGAACGGCTGGCAGGGCGGTTTGCTTGCAACGGCTGCAATCTTCCTCCCTGCTTTTCTGCTGATCTTAGGAACACTCCCATTTTGGGACACACTTCGCCGCAATCCTAACATCAAGGGCGCATTAATGGGTGTGAATGCGGCAGTTGTCGGCATTTTAATCTCTGCCTTTTATCATCCCATATGGACCAGCAGTATCCTGGAGCCGGCGGATTTTGCCTTTGCCGCAGTATTATTCAGCATGCTTGTTTATTGGAAACTGCCGCCTTGGATCATTGTTGTGACAGGAGCAATCGGCGGAACTTTATTAGGATATGTATTTTAG
- a CDS encoding PAS domain-containing sensor histidine kinase, translating to MDRNNQLANKREIAPDSSDATILVNRFGNISYANGQAQEQFGYSEQELQGKSLEELLPEITLLETEEGKVVHQYGQHRNGGVFSIFYRINSFKLAEESFYLIVFHSVKDRSRLKKQQSYPLNELVDLQFALDESTIVAFTDRKGKITYVNEKFCEVSKYSAEELIGKDHRIINSSYHSKDFMENLWTTISSGEVWRGEIKNKAKDGTYYWVDTTIVPFIDEKGKPYKYLAIRKEITEYKRVVEELKNSVNELIDLKFALDSSSIVAITDQKGTITYVNDQFCSISKYSREELLGQDHRIINSGYHSRDFFRDLWRTITSGRVWKGEIKNRAKDGTYYWVDTTIVPFLNEKGKPYQHLAIRHEVTQRKNAEEELQKMMTRIIDVQEDERKRLSRELHDGIGQNLYSHLITINRLQAEISHPLLDQMQDEATEIIEELRDLSWELRPSVLDDLGLIPAIRSYLVRFSEHHNINVHFDCYLASRLSSNKEITIYRIIQEALTNIRKYAETDEAAVTIRQMETEIRIVIEDKGRGFNVNEVSRGVGLFSMEERAKAAGGSINVYSEENKGTKIILEIPL from the coding sequence ATGGACAGGAATAATCAGCTGGCGAATAAGAGAGAGATTGCTCCTGATTCCAGTGATGCAACGATTCTTGTAAATAGATTTGGGAACATCTCTTATGCGAACGGGCAGGCACAAGAGCAATTTGGATATAGCGAACAGGAGCTGCAGGGGAAGAGCCTGGAGGAATTGCTTCCTGAGATCACTCTGCTTGAAACAGAAGAGGGCAAAGTGGTTCACCAGTATGGACAGCACCGTAATGGTGGTGTATTTTCCATTTTTTACAGAATTAATTCTTTCAAGCTGGCAGAAGAAAGCTTTTATCTAATCGTTTTTCACTCAGTCAAAGACCGTTCCCGCTTAAAAAAGCAGCAGTCATATCCGTTAAATGAATTAGTTGACCTGCAATTTGCCCTGGATGAATCAACCATTGTCGCCTTTACAGACAGAAAAGGGAAAATCACCTATGTGAATGAAAAGTTCTGTGAGGTATCGAAATATTCGGCAGAAGAGCTGATAGGCAAGGACCATAGAATTATAAACTCCTCATACCATTCCAAGGATTTTATGGAAAATCTTTGGACTACTATTTCGAGCGGGGAAGTCTGGCGCGGAGAAATTAAAAACAAAGCCAAAGACGGTACTTATTATTGGGTAGATACTACGATCGTTCCTTTTATTGATGAAAAAGGGAAGCCGTATAAATACCTGGCCATCCGGAAGGAAATAACTGAATATAAGCGTGTTGTCGAGGAGCTGAAAAATTCCGTAAACGAGCTGATCGATTTAAAGTTTGCCCTGGATTCTTCATCCATTGTGGCCATTACAGATCAGAAAGGCACGATTACGTATGTGAATGATCAATTCTGCAGCATCTCAAAATATTCAAGGGAAGAATTGCTGGGACAGGATCATAGAATTATAAACTCAGGGTACCATTCCAGAGATTTTTTCAGAGATTTATGGAGGACCATTACTTCCGGGAGGGTATGGAAAGGCGAGATCAAGAACAGAGCTAAGGATGGAACTTATTATTGGGTGGATACCACGATCGTCCCATTCCTTAATGAAAAAGGGAAACCCTATCAGCACCTTGCTATTCGACATGAAGTCACACAGCGAAAAAATGCAGAAGAAGAGCTGCAGAAAATGATGACAAGAATAATAGATGTTCAAGAGGATGAGCGGAAAAGGCTGTCACGGGAACTTCACGACGGAATAGGACAAAATTTATACAGCCATCTGATTACCATTAATAGGCTTCAGGCTGAAATAAGCCATCCGCTGCTTGATCAAATGCAGGATGAGGCTACTGAAATCATTGAAGAGCTGCGGGATCTTTCATGGGAGCTTCGTCCCTCAGTGCTTGATGACCTGGGTCTGATACCTGCGATCCGATCCTACCTGGTCCGTTTTTCAGAACATCATAATATCAATGTTCATTTTGATTGTTACCTGGCTTCCCGCCTTAGTTCAAATAAAGAAATCACCATCTATAGAATCATTCAGGAAGCACTGACAAATATAAGGAAATATGCTGAGACAGATGAAGCAGCAGTTACAATCAGGCAAATGGAAACAGAAATCCGCATTGTCATTGAAGATAAAGGCAGAGGGTTCAATGTTAATGAAGTTTCAAGAGGAGTCGGCCTTTTTAGCATGGAAGAGCGGGCAAAAGCTGCAGGCGGTTCTATAAATGTTTATTCAGAAGAAAATAAAGGCACAAAAATTATACTTGAAATTCCGTTATAG
- a CDS encoding GAF domain-containing protein, translated as MEYKGCSPRESVQIDQACEKVLTKLECDFVGLALQNTDGPDVKWHYAAGNSNEKYKRITVRYGKGIAGKVISTGRPMYVDNFPENIAGKALEYPIMLAEGLKQAYAVPIHFKGIPKGVLLIGNRSGQPINENRQSTARDAARTLEKKLNG; from the coding sequence ATGGAATATAAGGGGTGCAGTCCCAGAGAAAGCGTCCAAATCGATCAGGCTTGTGAGAAGGTGCTGACTAAGCTTGAATGTGATTTTGTTGGATTGGCACTGCAGAATACGGATGGCCCGGATGTAAAATGGCATTATGCCGCAGGAAACAGCAACGAGAAATATAAGCGGATAACAGTAAGGTACGGCAAAGGCATCGCAGGGAAAGTGATTTCAACTGGAAGGCCGATGTATGTGGACAACTTTCCCGAAAATATTGCCGGGAAAGCATTGGAATACCCGATTATGCTTGCTGAAGGCCTGAAACAAGCATATGCTGTTCCCATTCATTTTAAAGGAATCCCCAAGGGGGTCCTCTTGATCGGGAACCGGTCGGGACAGCCTATAAATGAGAACAGGCAAAGTACAGCAAGGGATGCAGCCAGGACACTTGAAAAAAAGCTGAATGGTTAA
- a CDS encoding response regulator, which translates to MINILLCDDHAVVRMGLKMLLNNHDDMQVVGEASEGNEGIQQALELKPDVVVMDLSMPHGKDGMSATSELKKLMPEIAILILTMHDDEEYLFRAIQAGASGCILKSAPHDELLAAIRSVASGNAYLHPSATKRLMEEYIGSVKQGNTDTFNLLSDREKEVLTLIAKGFSNKEIAEQLVISVKTVETHKGNLMEKLQMKTRPELVSYALKKGLLGYGI; encoded by the coding sequence TTGATCAATATTTTACTTTGCGACGACCACGCGGTGGTCAGGATGGGATTGAAAATGCTTTTAAATAACCATGATGACATGCAGGTGGTTGGTGAAGCTTCTGAAGGCAATGAGGGGATTCAGCAGGCACTGGAATTAAAGCCTGATGTGGTTGTCATGGATTTAAGCATGCCCCATGGGAAAGATGGCATGTCGGCAACCTCAGAATTAAAAAAATTAATGCCTGAAATAGCAATCCTTATTTTAACCATGCATGATGATGAAGAGTACTTATTCAGGGCGATTCAAGCGGGCGCTTCCGGGTGTATTTTAAAGAGTGCACCCCATGATGAACTGCTCGCAGCAATCCGGTCTGTTGCAAGCGGGAATGCGTATTTGCATCCTTCTGCAACCAAAAGGCTGATGGAAGAATATATCGGAAGTGTGAAGCAGGGGAACACCGATACATTCAACCTTCTTTCCGACAGGGAGAAAGAAGTTCTTACATTAATAGCCAAAGGGTTTTCCAATAAGGAAATTGCTGAACAGCTTGTGATCAGTGTCAAGACAGTTGAAACACATAAAGGTAATTTAATGGAAAAGCTTCAGATGAAAACCAGGCCGGAGCTCGTTTCTTACGCCTTAAAGAAAGGGCTGCTTGGCTATGGAATATAA
- a CDS encoding sensor histidine kinase → METQPAKKNISSYIIQSQEDEIKRIALELHEGVGQTLYSLYTGMQFIQTAVDQPEMKDYIGDMAQMMEKTIQEIRLLAVELHPPALGTLGLLPAMKSYLKLYTSTYGIIVDLQNEGKEVQIRERERITLFRVCQEALANIARYADTMSAGIILRWEPGKLSITIQDKGKGFDVDAAMKNSAGIAAMMERMLLINGRCVISSKIGEGTSIDITLPLY, encoded by the coding sequence ATGGAAACCCAGCCAGCAAAGAAAAATATCAGCTCATATATTATTCAATCTCAGGAAGATGAGATCAAGCGCATCGCCCTGGAGCTTCATGAAGGGGTAGGGCAAACGCTTTACAGCTTGTATACAGGCATGCAGTTCATTCAGACAGCTGTCGATCAGCCGGAGATGAAAGACTATATTGGGGATATGGCACAAATGATGGAAAAAACAATTCAGGAAATCAGGCTTCTGGCTGTGGAATTGCATCCCCCTGCTTTAGGAACCCTCGGTCTCTTGCCTGCTATGAAAAGTTATCTGAAATTATACACTTCCACATATGGAATCATCGTTGATCTTCAAAATGAGGGAAAGGAAGTGCAAATCAGGGAACGGGAAAGGATTACTCTGTTCCGTGTTTGCCAGGAAGCCCTGGCTAATATAGCAAGGTATGCTGACACAATGAGTGCAGGCATTATTCTTCGGTGGGAACCGGGAAAGCTTTCAATTACTATTCAAGATAAGGGGAAGGGCTTTGATGTAGATGCCGCGATGAAAAATTCAGCCGGCATTGCGGCCATGATGGAGAGAATGCTGTTAATCAACGGCAGATGCGTCATCAGCTCAAAAATCGGTGAAGGGACTTCAATAGATATCACCCTTCCGTTATACTAA
- a CDS encoding nitrate/nitrite transporter, whose product MIKKIQLPLQTLNLVAGFMVWVLISSLMPFIKEDINIPSDKLALVTAVPVILGSLLRIPLGYYANQFGARVIFMLSFILLLFPVYYISIADSITDLLIGGLFLGLGGAVFSVGVTSLPKYYPKERHGFVNGIYGAGNLGTAITAFAAPVVATKFGWSLTVQIYLVLLGIFIAANFLLGDKKEVKVQTPLLEQIKGVYKNEKLWLLSLFYFITFGSFVAFTIYLPNFLVAHFELDKVDAGLRTAGFIVLATAMRPIGGWLADRFHSLILLMFVFGVYTISAVILSLSPSITWYTFGCLSIALSAGIGNGVIFKLVPMYFQKQAGIVNGIVSAMGGLGGFFPPLLLTLLFNITGHYAIGFMALSQVALASLILVVWMYYQGRMEIASQVIDHTIEGILVTDKNGKIISVNPAFTEITGYKQEEVVGKNPSILKSGKQSKGFYQDLWTSIENNGFWQGEIWNSRKDGEEYLQWLTISAIKNDAGDVVQYAGMFSDISSHRVKKAK is encoded by the coding sequence GTGATAAAAAAAATACAGCTTCCATTGCAGACGTTAAACTTAGTGGCCGGATTTATGGTTTGGGTGCTGATATCCTCCCTTATGCCGTTTATAAAGGAAGACATCAATATTCCATCCGATAAGCTTGCCCTTGTAACAGCTGTTCCGGTCATCCTCGGATCGCTGCTTCGGATACCTTTGGGGTATTATGCTAATCAGTTTGGCGCAAGAGTAATCTTTATGCTGAGTTTTATTCTTCTATTATTTCCAGTCTATTATATCAGCATAGCAGATTCGATTACTGATTTGCTTATCGGGGGATTATTCCTCGGCCTTGGAGGAGCGGTATTCTCTGTTGGGGTTACATCCCTTCCGAAGTATTACCCAAAGGAGCGCCATGGGTTTGTAAATGGCATTTACGGGGCAGGCAATCTTGGAACAGCCATCACTGCCTTTGCAGCACCAGTTGTTGCCACGAAATTTGGATGGTCTCTAACTGTACAAATTTACCTTGTTCTGCTGGGGATTTTCATTGCGGCTAACTTCTTACTGGGTGATAAAAAAGAAGTTAAGGTACAGACTCCGCTTCTTGAGCAAATAAAAGGAGTCTATAAAAATGAAAAACTATGGCTATTGAGCTTATTCTATTTTATTACCTTTGGATCATTTGTGGCGTTTACTATTTATTTGCCAAACTTCCTTGTAGCTCACTTTGAACTTGATAAAGTTGATGCAGGATTAAGAACAGCAGGCTTCATTGTTCTTGCAACTGCCATGAGACCAATAGGCGGCTGGCTGGCTGACCGTTTTCACTCTTTAATTTTGCTGATGTTTGTTTTTGGAGTCTACACCATTTCTGCGGTGATACTATCACTATCTCCTTCAATCACATGGTATACATTCGGATGCTTAAGCATTGCTCTATCAGCAGGAATTGGAAACGGGGTCATATTTAAGCTTGTGCCAATGTACTTCCAGAAGCAGGCCGGTATCGTAAATGGAATTGTGTCTGCGATGGGCGGTCTGGGCGGATTTTTCCCTCCGCTGCTTTTGACTCTCCTATTTAACATTACAGGGCATTATGCAATTGGTTTTATGGCATTGTCTCAGGTCGCGCTTGCCAGCCTGATTCTGGTTGTTTGGATGTATTACCAGGGAAGGATGGAAATTGCGAGCCAGGTTATTGATCATACAATTGAAGGTATTCTGGTTACAGATAAGAACGGAAAAATTATTTCTGTAAACCCTGCTTTCACAGAAATTACCGGTTATAAACAAGAGGAAGTAGTCGGAAAAAATCCGAGTATCCTTAAATCAGGAAAGCAGTCTAAAGGCTTCTACCAGGACTTGTGGACTTCAATAGAAAACAATGGGTTCTGGCAAGGGGAAATATGGAATTCCCGCAAGGATGGGGAAGAATACCTCCAGTGGCTTACCATTAGTGCAATTAAAAATGATGCCGGTGATGTAGTCCAATATGCAGGCATGTTCAGCGATATTTCCAGCCACCGGGTGAAAAAAGCAAAATAA
- a CDS encoding Rieske (2Fe-2S) protein, protein MSDKNNKIPFNEDNYTHNIERNNERKLDRRGFMKTLVGAAGVFAVSSLPWGAVAAKELMGLGEKEYPHKKITEVSKLPIGDAVEFKFPGDHDDAILIRLSEKKYVAYQNACTHLRCPVFWVKEQGEMICPCHHGKFDVETGAPTAGPPRRPLPEIQVKVENGAIYAVRVKRYES, encoded by the coding sequence ATGTCTGATAAGAATAACAAGATTCCCTTTAATGAAGATAACTATACGCACAATATCGAACGGAATAACGAAAGAAAACTGGATAGACGGGGATTCATGAAAACTTTGGTTGGTGCGGCCGGTGTATTTGCGGTTTCCTCCCTTCCCTGGGGGGCGGTAGCTGCCAAAGAATTGATGGGGCTTGGCGAAAAGGAATATCCTCATAAGAAAATAACCGAAGTAAGCAAGCTGCCAATCGGCGATGCTGTGGAATTCAAGTTTCCCGGAGATCATGATGATGCAATATTAATCCGCTTATCAGAGAAAAAATATGTTGCCTATCAGAACGCGTGTACACATCTGCGCTGCCCGGTATTTTGGGTGAAGGAGCAGGGTGAAATGATTTGCCCTTGCCACCACGGCAAGTTCGATGTGGAAACTGGTGCGCCGACTGCGGGACCGCCAAGAAGGCCGCTTCCGGAAATACAGGTTAAGGTGGAGAATGGCGCAATTTATGCGGTGAGGGTGAAGCGTTATGAATCGTAG
- a CDS encoding 4Fe-4S dicluster domain-containing protein, producing the protein MKKRLYLELENCIGCRSCLAACTQCGGHEERNRNYVYDVNPLVNRQTMPLMCLHCENPACARSCPAQAIQIHETGAVLSALVEKCIGCQNCTIACPYGIPKFDHEENLMYKCDLCIDRTKDGIPPMCASVCPSNTLQWLTDEEIENKKKQFNLDNGKWVTSMPYLEGETNVKVNLPGILQGITKLF; encoded by the coding sequence ATGAAAAAGAGGCTGTATTTGGAACTTGAAAACTGTATAGGATGCCGTTCTTGTCTGGCAGCATGTACACAATGCGGGGGGCACGAGGAGCGCAACAGAAACTATGTGTATGATGTAAATCCTCTTGTGAACCGGCAGACGATGCCTCTCATGTGCCTTCACTGTGAAAACCCGGCATGTGCGCGAAGCTGTCCTGCCCAGGCCATTCAGATTCATGAGACAGGCGCTGTGCTGTCTGCACTTGTCGAAAAGTGTATTGGCTGCCAGAACTGTACAATTGCCTGCCCATATGGCATACCAAAGTTTGATCACGAGGAGAACTTAATGTATAAATGCGATCTATGCATTGATCGTACAAAAGATGGAATTCCTCCTATGTGTGCGAGTGTGTGTCCATCCAATACACTTCAATGGCTGACAGATGAAGAAATAGAAAACAAGAAGAAGCAATTTAACCTTGATAACGGCAAATGGGTTACAAGCATGCCATATCTTGAAGGTGAAACAAACGTAAAAGTAAATCTGCCGGGAATCCTGCAGGGGATTACAAAGCTGTTTTAG
- a CDS encoding molybdopterin oxidoreductase family protein — MQRDKFFKEIENLNHPNEKLIKTHCSYCGMQCGMNLRVNTQTNKIIGVEPRYDWPVTVGKMCPKGVTAYQQTNHKDRLLKPLIRDDASLKGTAEGFREASWDEAYDLIAKKFKELQTEYGKDSLSVFSGVSMTNEKCYLTGKFARVALGTRYIDYNGRFCMSSAAGGFLRSFGVDRGSTLPWTDIHETDCLFIAGSNTAECHPTSMFRIWNVQERGGYIIVVDPRETPIARRADLHLDLQPGTDLALANGIVNQLIEMGYIDEEFINKHTNGFEETKELIKDFTPEYTSMLTGVAPEKIIRAAEIYGKAPNAVVMFARGVEQQHKGVDNVSAYTNMALVTGKIGRPKAGVATFTGQGNGQGGREHGQKSDLLPGYRKITNPKHVEEVCNVWGITPEEMPQPGVSAYEMIELMEQKTIRGLYLLCSNPAVSAPNQNFVRKAFKALDFMVCSDFYLSESAEFADVILPAVTWSEDEGTVTNIEGRIIKINKAQEPVGESKPDWQIQVELAERLGRGKYFSHLKTARDVADEFRLATKGGYADYYGATWDKIDKQDGVFWPCKDEKDEGTPHMFLDKKFYHPDGKAKICALPYRPPAEEPCEKYPLRLTTGRVVYHYLSGNQTRRIPFLHDMCPEPYVEIHPETASTYNMEHEERVRLFTRRGEAIYKVKITEAIRKDTVFVPYHFGHEDSINLLTIAALDPISRMPEFKACAAQLEKVELKKVQ; from the coding sequence ATGCAAAGGGATAAGTTTTTTAAAGAAATTGAGAATCTAAACCATCCGAATGAAAAATTAATAAAAACACACTGCAGCTATTGCGGTATGCAATGCGGAATGAATTTGAGGGTTAATACACAGACAAACAAAATCATAGGGGTTGAACCCCGTTATGACTGGCCGGTTACTGTCGGGAAAATGTGTCCGAAAGGGGTTACCGCCTACCAGCAGACTAACCACAAAGACCGCCTGCTGAAGCCGCTGATCCGGGATGATGCTTCTTTAAAAGGAACGGCAGAAGGGTTCCGGGAAGCAAGCTGGGATGAGGCATATGATTTGATCGCAAAGAAATTCAAAGAGCTTCAGACAGAATACGGAAAAGATTCACTCTCCGTCTTCAGCGGAGTTTCCATGACAAATGAAAAATGTTATCTGACAGGCAAGTTTGCCCGGGTTGCTCTGGGAACGCGCTATATAGACTATAACGGCCGTTTCTGTATGTCCAGCGCTGCCGGCGGATTCCTTCGTTCTTTCGGGGTAGATAGAGGTTCAACATTGCCTTGGACAGATATTCATGAAACGGATTGCCTGTTTATCGCCGGAAGCAATACAGCTGAATGCCATCCAACCTCCATGTTCCGTATTTGGAACGTTCAGGAAAGAGGCGGTTATATCATTGTGGTGGATCCCCGTGAAACGCCAATTGCAAGAAGGGCTGATCTTCATCTTGATCTGCAGCCTGGAACAGACCTTGCACTCGCCAACGGAATTGTAAATCAATTGATTGAAATGGGCTATATAGATGAAGAATTCATTAACAAACATACAAACGGTTTTGAAGAAACAAAGGAACTTATAAAAGATTTTACACCTGAATATACAAGCATGCTGACTGGTGTGGCGCCTGAAAAAATTATTCGCGCTGCTGAAATATACGGAAAAGCTCCAAATGCGGTAGTTATGTTTGCAAGAGGTGTGGAACAGCAGCATAAGGGTGTTGATAATGTTTCCGCCTACACAAACATGGCTCTTGTAACAGGAAAAATCGGCCGCCCTAAAGCCGGAGTAGCTACATTCACCGGACAGGGCAATGGACAGGGCGGAAGAGAGCACGGGCAAAAGTCAGATTTGCTTCCAGGCTACCGGAAAATTACAAATCCAAAACATGTTGAAGAAGTATGCAATGTATGGGGCATTACACCTGAAGAAATGCCGCAGCCTGGTGTATCTGCTTATGAAATGATTGAACTGATGGAGCAAAAGACGATTCGCGGTTTATACCTTCTATGTTCGAATCCGGCTGTATCAGCACCAAATCAAAATTTTGTGAGGAAAGCATTTAAAGCCTTGGATTTCATGGTCTGCTCCGATTTCTATCTTTCTGAATCGGCAGAGTTTGCAGATGTGATCCTGCCGGCAGTTACCTGGTCAGAGGATGAAGGGACAGTAACAAATATTGAAGGACGTATTATAAAAATCAACAAAGCACAGGAGCCTGTTGGTGAATCAAAGCCGGACTGGCAGATTCAAGTGGAGCTGGCTGAGCGGTTAGGCAGAGGAAAATATTTTTCTCACCTGAAAACAGCCAGAGATGTTGCAGATGAGTTCAGGCTGGCAACTAAGGGCGGCTATGCTGATTATTATGGTGCCACATGGGATAAGATCGATAAGCAGGATGGAGTTTTCTGGCCTTGTAAAGACGAAAAAGATGAAGGTACACCACATATGTTCCTTGATAAAAAGTTTTACCATCCAGATGGCAAAGCGAAGATATGCGCCCTGCCATACCGTCCGCCAGCGGAAGAACCGTGTGAAAAATATCCGCTCCGTTTAACAACTGGCCGTGTGGTTTACCATTATCTATCAGGAAATCAGACTAGGAGAATTCCTTTCCTTCACGATATGTGTCCTGAACCATATGTGGAAATCCATCCGGAAACAGCATCAACATATAATATGGAACATGAAGAAAGAGTCCGTCTGTTTACAAGAAGAGGCGAGGCTATCTATAAAGTCAAAATTACGGAAGCCATCCGCAAGGATACAGTCTTTGTTCCATACCATTTTGGACATGAAGACTCTATTAATCTATTAACGATTGCAGCGTTAGATCCAATCTCCCGTATGCCTGAATTCAAGGCATGTGCTGCACAGCTGGAAAAAGTCGAATTAAAGAAGGTGCAATAA
- a CDS encoding DUF3231 family protein yields MGILSGNPKDEPMHYGEVFSTWSYLLAGKGMASAYQTMVSHSGDEDLKKMLQEAIRLCKQEEEQIEAMLKENGIGLPPAPPDRPDACVNDIPAGARFMDPEVAAKLAGDLAAGLVGCSTIMGQCIREDIAGMFGQFHTQKAALGLKVLRMNKEKGWLIPPPLHLHKSDNC; encoded by the coding sequence ATGGGTATATTAAGCGGAAATCCAAAGGACGAGCCTATGCATTATGGTGAAGTTTTTAGCACATGGTCTTACTTGCTCGCAGGAAAAGGAATGGCCTCTGCATACCAGACAATGGTAAGCCACTCTGGAGATGAGGACTTAAAGAAAATGCTTCAGGAAGCTATTCGCCTCTGCAAGCAGGAGGAAGAACAGATCGAAGCGATGTTGAAGGAAAACGGGATTGGTCTTCCTCCCGCACCGCCTGACAGACCTGATGCTTGTGTTAACGATATTCCTGCCGGTGCCAGATTTATGGATCCTGAAGTAGCTGCAAAATTAGCAGGAGACCTGGCTGCAGGATTGGTTGGCTGCAGTACAATTATGGGCCAATGTATCCGTGAAGATATTGCAGGCATGTTTGGCCAATTTCATACTCAGAAAGCTGCTTTAGGCTTAAAGGTTCTTCGAATGAACAAAGAAAAAGGATGGCTCATACCACCGCCGCTTCACCTTCACAAATCAGATAATTGCTAA